GAACTCTCATGTCTGTGTTTGCCCTGCAGATGCTGTCCTCAGTTCTGGCAGCCTGTGTTGGGATCCTTGGTTCTGGGTACTGTATAATCATTTCAGCACTGGGCTTGTCTCAGGGACCATATTGTTTTACTCATGTAGAAAGAAACTGGATCTATCCTTTCACTGAATCCTCTGGAGGGTAAGTTGTCTGTTTGTTAGTGCATTACATCTTTCTGCATGTACAtacagtgtttgttttattcctgAACCTTCCAGCAATATTCAGTAACAACGTACCAAGATCCGTCCATAAGTTTTTGCTCCTTATTCACTAACTAAACAGATGGGATCATAATGGCTCACACCACTgtagtttaaaacaaaataaatttaaattctCAGTTTTACATATCTGAATATGCGGATTAGTTGTGTACATTGAGTATCTGAAGGACGTACAAAAGGATGCTCTTAATACAAGCTGGTAAAGGATAATTGGAAGTAATTGAGTGATGCTGTTAATAAACTATTATCCTGTATAGGCCTCTTTTTCTCAATATACACAGGCAAATATATCTATGTACCACACACTGTTCACATGAGCATAAGATGTATGGTTTTATGACTCTGGGGGAACTTTGAGCCACATCAAGATCCTTTGCAGCAGAGATTTGGAATTTTACATTTCAGTAGCATCCCTCCTGAGAAGGGGTGTTCCTTCTCCCCCACCCCTCTCAACTTATGGATGAATATAGAAGAACTGAATTAATTCCTTGCTCATGGCTCATCAGTGCTTGTGTTCTGACAAAATGGaagaggaggagctgctggaatCTACACCAGTACCCCTCCGAATTTATTGCATGTGTGACTGGTGCAGATAAGGCATGTGGAGGcgcagaggcagcagcacaaaaaATGAAGCGATGCACTGGCTTCAAATCAGTAACTGCTGCCTCTAAAGGCCCTATCCTggaaaattctgtttgttttgagaaGTTGTTCTGCTCTTTCAACTGCCTTGAGGTTGTATCTTACTTTGATCAGTAATACAAGGTTTTGCCTTTCTAAATCAgatgttttaaaggaaattaagaCTTAATCAAGATGTGAGATTCATAGTTCAACACGTACTTAAACAGAGCAGGATTTGCGTGGAATGAGCCCTTACATTTTGTATTCTCTCTTAGAGTTATTATCCTTAATGCAATTGCATACCAGATGAAGCATATTTCTACTCTATTGTAAGCATCCTAATCTGACACAATGTTACTATGCTTTTATTTGATGTGTACAGGTACCTGTTAGAGTATAATGAGTGGTCTAAGTGTCAAGAACCTCAAAACATCGTGCAGTGGAATGTCACTCTCTTTTCCATTCTCCTTGTCTTGGGAGGAATAGAGTTCATTCTGTGCTCCATACAGATAGTCAACGGTATTCTTGGAGGAGTGTGTagactgtgctgcagcagtgatgaGGTAAGCCATTTTCTCAGCTAGTTATCACCATGTTTCTCAGGCAGTTAAGAGAGTTAAACACTGTTGTTACTGGTGGTACTGCAGAGGCTTAGGA
Above is a window of Gallus gallus isolate bGalGal1 chromosome 9, bGalGal1.mat.broiler.GRCg7b, whole genome shotgun sequence DNA encoding:
- the TM4SF1 gene encoding transmembrane 4 L6 family member 1 is translated as MCFERCARCIGCKLLILALLSIAANILLYFPNGETRFASEHHLSKYVECLHGILGGGLLVLIPAAVFIGLHNDDCCGCFGHKNCGKSCAMLSSVLAACVGILGSGYCIIISALGLSQGPYCFTHVERNWIYPFTESSGGYLLEYNEWSKCQEPQNIVQWNVTLFSILLVLGGIEFILCSIQIVNGILGGVCRLCCSSDETLSC